The following coding sequences are from one Lipingzhangella halophila window:
- a CDS encoding SAM-dependent methyltransferase translates to MSVPTAARIYDAALGGKDNFEVDRQAALQLEESNPGILSQAQINRAFLARGVNHVAQAGVRQFLDLGSGLPTAENTHEIAQRTHPDARVVYVDHDPIVLAHGRAILADNKTTSVTTADLTDVEKVLESEDTQRLIDLSEPVCLMLVGLLHCIPDEQDPFGAMRAYVDRLAPGSWLVFSAFVSDDEGAARAFTERVHSMGVTWGRVRTPEEAARVFEAVELVSPSSDGSFPAVPVECSTWRNGDKPPEPRPADPETLIWETSGVAVKR, encoded by the coding sequence ATGAGCGTTCCCACGGCCGCGCGGATATACGACGCCGCGCTCGGCGGCAAGGACAACTTCGAGGTTGACCGGCAGGCCGCGCTGCAACTGGAAGAATCCAACCCGGGAATTCTCAGCCAGGCGCAGATCAACCGGGCTTTCCTCGCCCGGGGCGTGAACCATGTGGCCCAGGCCGGGGTGCGCCAGTTTCTCGACCTGGGTTCGGGGTTGCCGACCGCTGAGAACACCCACGAGATCGCCCAGCGCACGCATCCGGACGCCCGTGTGGTCTACGTCGACCACGACCCCATCGTGCTGGCCCACGGCCGGGCGATCCTGGCCGACAACAAGACCACGTCCGTGACCACCGCCGACCTCACCGATGTCGAGAAAGTGCTCGAATCGGAGGACACCCAGCGCCTGATCGACCTCTCCGAGCCGGTGTGCCTGATGCTGGTCGGCCTGCTGCACTGTATCCCCGATGAGCAGGACCCCTTCGGGGCGATGCGGGCCTACGTCGACCGCCTGGCGCCGGGCTCCTGGCTGGTTTTCTCGGCTTTCGTCTCCGACGACGAGGGCGCGGCACGCGCGTTCACCGAGCGCGTGCACTCGATGGGAGTCACCTGGGGGCGGGTGCGCACCCCCGAGGAGGCCGCGAGGGTCTTCGAAGCGGTGGAGCTGGTATCGCCCAGTTCCGACGGCTCGTTTCCCGCGGTTCCGGTGGAGTGCTCCACCTGGCGCAACGGGGACAAACCCCCCGAGCCCCGTCCCGCTGACCCCGAAACCCTGATCTGGGAGACCTCCGGGGTCGCCGTCAAGCGCTGA